The nucleotide sequence ATCAGCACGAGGAGTTTCTCAACCGTCTCCTTGCTTACGACTCCGCTCCTCCTCGCGATCTCCACGTAGTCTCTGTAGTACTCCGCTACCCCCAGGCCTAGCCCCGACACTATGTGGCGCAGCAGATCGATGCATCCCTCGATAAGCGTCTGCAGCGTTCTCTCGAAGGCTTTCCTCAAGGTCCTATCCCTTACCACGGCCTCCAAGCCCATGCTTAGGTAGCGCTCCAAGTCCTGGAGATCCTCCCCGATCTGCACAATGATTCTACTAATCACTCTGAGGTCGAGGGGGTCGCCTTCCACCCACTTCC is from Candidatus Korarchaeota archaeon NZ13-K and encodes:
- a CDS encoding DUF86 domain-containing protein, which codes for MDRGNMEQELLSRVKPETLELNELNEIHFRKWVEGDPLDLRVISRIIVQIGEDLQDLERYLSMGLEAVVRDRTLRKAFERTLQTLIEGCIDLLRHIVSGLGLGVAEYYRDYVEIARRSGVVSKETVEKLLVLIPVRQALIHRYRDVDYEKLWRDARTAVDTASRLLEEVRSYLKTLEHINRSSLLC